The proteins below come from a single Lineus longissimus chromosome 5, tnLinLong1.2, whole genome shotgun sequence genomic window:
- the LOC135487901 gene encoding protein Son-like isoform X1, whose protein sequence is MRRIKLKRSSHRTSPARADEPKKREDSPQWSRDTSPKRLKSEESPRQLKRPDSPKRQKREDSPKQLKRADPPRQEVQHSFRKHSPRRLSPKHRHSQSSEDETPSKSKKSKSGSSKSKKTKHSRKSRSPKRRHSKNGEEETPHKSKKPKHSSSRRDLSKSSNVDEDSPVRSKKSKTSASPRGKSPKVSSPDGASNSKGLSKEGKDTSLSCEGELGRVAEKRLCCTRRLKGMSSAAVETMFRDFLTSKMSEMEKIAADDESVTSPQGSGYVKSEEDEDEKFVDIKEAIKDGTISDYINQKMQLIDQEFQENLARIKDDDEESGEVVSAVYSADSEEAQDQEVREAEEDNPVVEETGVDIDTEPKVDDSVNERELPKKDSSKKESKSKDKKKRKHKDKKEKSKDHKKHKDKHKDKDSKSKRSSKHDSQDRSHASRHRSRDCSKSGRPESRPGDLRDKLRGGSGPGRSFGQYRRDSRSSSWSSLDSRSRSRSQDRYTKSRDQRARSRDCKSRKGSPHDQDGSLEKLKRSSGDEKRRSDEEKEEKLKEEKKEDIPDTFIERRAMPVKKSLLEEDDDDDDFLLKKLGALKKKAATNQSDGDGVKVAPTTSIIIGGVRKAGLIRTIKNEGGDDDKMKETGAFDKPVEGNLDSVTLPKDHKIEETSSRQGGKDSSAEKKVDTVKIEKEKKVSVPSEGLSTVSQVKAEKTEKKTSNITFKGLKISLATDGAKTVSGDAEKVTEVSKEKKALPSMGIKISKVSSELISSGLTFDNKRNRIIEEGEVLDSEDDLKSEKNNGSSSSADSLDSDTTDGEIKSESETEGAVERDGKKKKKEKKKKKDKKKKRKKTKDKDKEKGRGRSISKKRSKRTRSRSRSRSPKRFRRDANGIWSTRERFRRSFSRSPDRYDERDRHEMSDYRDFRDPHMERYRHDRHDRGRRPRPFRYNDRYRRSRSRSLSRSPSLEIDKERLREIAIAKAMAAMKSGQGPVLNLNPQELACVRAGGKSVDELTDFCKRMSKKDGDDSSDGSPTQHPHNSDEEGPFMHHPFKVRDAGPIMMNIKNAKQLPILSASEKAAQSGPLRIAYPVSSGSQHRAKEVEWVPVEKTTAPTPPTTTVTTTPAVAKPAAPVTFASIIAPGSGSMSTAADAASAIAAAASTPPAEPVDKVFEEPPTEVKNLNISALVSERLTAMKKLSANPNDVEAIGTIYKANQKVQAWAQSKHLPGQFLGSTGVQMLSQQELAGPKRVQAWAKKDQFEKAAPVKSGIGMFLLQKMGWKQGEGLGKNSEGQLEPINLEVKLDRKGLTSAAEQPQQKVPAVPVPRAAPIRDLSGKHPVSALTELCNKKKWGSPEFIMVHESGPDHKKNFLFKVKVNRVEYQPSIASTNKKQAKAQCASVCLQALGLLPKDFKLQAV, encoded by the exons ATGAGGCGTATAAAGCTAAAACGATCATCCCACCGCACATCTCCTGCCAGGGCTGATGAACCTAAGAAAAGGGAAGATTCTCCACAATGGTCAAGAGATACCTCCCCCAAACGACTAAAGAGTGAAGAATCTCCAAGACAATTGAAGAGGCCAGACTCGCCTAAACGACAGAAAAGGGAAGACTCACCCAAACAATTGAAAAGGGCAGATCCACCCAGACAAGAAGTGCAACACTCATTCAGAAAACATTCACCAAGACGACTATCTCCGAAACACCGCCATTCACAGAGCAGTGAAGATGAAACTCCTTCAAAGTCGAAGAAATCAAAATCAGGATCATCAAAATCCAAGAAGACGAAACATTCCAGAAAGAGTCGCTCTCCAAAAAGAAGACACTCTAAAAATGGTGAGGAAGAGACACCTCATAAATCTAAAAAACCGAAACATTCAAGTTCAAGACGTGACCTTTCAAAAAGCAGTAATGTTGATGAAGATTCTCCGGTCAGATCAAAAAAGTCTAAAACCTCAGCATCTCCGAGGGGAAAGTCACCGAAGGTCAGCAGCCCTGATGGTGCCTCAAATTCTAAAGGATTGTCAAAGGAAGGTAAAGACACTTCATTGAGTTGTGAGGGAGAATTGGGAAGGGTTGCTGAAAAAAGGCTCTGTTGTACCCGAAGGTTGAAGGGAATGTCTTCAGCAGCTGTTGAGACAATGTTCCGCGACTTTCTCACCAGTAAAATGAGTGAAATGGAGAAGATTGCTGCAGATGACGAGAGCGTGACCTCTCCACAGGGTTCTGGGTATGTGAAATCTGAAGAAGATGAGGATGAGAAATTTGTTGACATAAAAGAGGCGATAAAAGATGGTACAATTTCGGATTATATCAATCAGAAAATGCAACTCATTGATCAGGAATTTCAGGAAAATCTTGCGAGGATAAAAGACGATGATGAGGAGTCTGGTGAAGTTGTTTCAGCAGTTTATAGCGCCGATTCTGAGGAAGCTCAAGACCAGGAGGTTCGAGAGGCTGAGGAGGATAACCCTGTTGTTGAAGAGACTGGAGTTGATATTGACACTGAACCTAAAGTGGATGATTCTGTGAATGAAAGAGAATTGCCTAAAAAGGACTCTAGTAAAAAAGAATCTAAATCTAAAGATAAAAAGAAACGTAAACACAAggataaaaaagaaaaatcaAAAGATCATAAGAAACACAAAGATAAACACAAGGATAAAGACTCGAAAAGTAAGAggagttcaaagcacgattctCAGGACAGGAGTCATGCCAGTCGTCACAGAAGCCGGGATTGCTCCAAGTCGGGGCGCCCTGAAAGTCGGCCCGGGGATCTGCGGGATAAGTTGCGTGGTGGAAGTGGGCCTGGGAGGTCATTTGGACAGTATAGGCGTGATTCACGATCATCATCTTGGTCTAGTCTTGATTCACGCTCAAGGTCAAGATCTCAGGACCGTTATACAAAATCTCGGGACCAAAGGGCACGATCGCGGGATTGCAAATCAAGGAAAGGCAGCCCACATGATCAGGATGGGAGCTTGGAGAAGCTGAAGCGTTCAAGTGGTGATGAGAAACGTAGAAGTGATGAAGAGAAAGAGGAGAAgctgaaggaggagaagaaggaggataTTCCGGACACCTTTATCGAGCGGAGAGCAATGCCAGTAAAAAAATCTCTTCTTGaggaggacgatgatgatgacgacttTCTGTTGAAAAAACTTGGTGCTTTAAAAAAGAAGGCGGCAACTAATCAGAGTGATGGGGATGGGGTTAAGGTTGCCCCAACGACGAGCATTATCATTGGTGGCGTGAGGAAAGCTGGGCTCATTCGTACGATTAAGAATGAGGGGGGTGACGATGATAAGATGAAGGAAACTGGTGCATTTGACAAGCCTGTTGAGGGCAACCTTGACTCGGTCACTTTGCCAAAGGATCATAAAATTGAGGAGACGAGTTCAAGACAAGGAGGTAAAGACTCAAGTGCGGAGAAAAAAGTAGATACTGTTAAGATTGAGAAAGAGAAAAAGGTTTCAGTCCCAAGTGAAGGTCTTTCAACAGTGTCACAAGTAAAGGCAGAGAAAACTGAGAAGAAAACGTCAAATATCACTTTCAAGGGTCTGAAGATTAGTTTGGCTACAGATGGTGCCAAGACTGTTTCTGGTGATGCAGAGAAGGTTACTGAAGTTTCTAAAGAAAAGAAGGCCCTTCCATCCATGGGGATTAAAATCTCGAAGGTCAGCTCTGAGCTGATTTCATCCGGACTCACGTTTGACAACAAGAGGAACAGAATCATTGAGGAAG GTGAAGTGTTGGATTCTGAAGATGACCTGAAATCTGAGAAGAACAACGGGTCAAGTTCGAGTGCAGACAGTCTCGACTCCGACACCACTGATGGGGAAATCAAATCAGAGTCTGAAACCGAAGGTGCAGTTGAGAGGgatggaaagaagaagaaaaaggaaaagaagaagaaaaaagacaagaagaagaagcgaaaaaagacaaaagaTAAAGACAAGGAAAAGGGCAGGGGTAGGAGCATCTCAAAGAAAAGATCAAAGAGGACCAGGTCTAG ATCTCGATCAAGATCTCCTAAACGATTCCGCAGGGATGCAAATGGCATCTGGTCCACACGGGAAAGATTTCGTCGCTCTTTCTCTCGATCTCCGGACCGATACGATGAGCGTGACCGCCATGAGATGAGTGATTACAGAGACTTCCGAGACCCTCACATGGAGagatacagacatgacagacatgacagaggcaGAAG ACCGCGACCCTTCCGCTACAATGATCGTTATCGTCGCTCCAGGTCCAGATCGCTGTCAAGATCACCCAGTCTTGAGATCGACAAGGAGAGATTGCGAGAAATAGCGAT CGCCAAGGCAATGGCAGCTATGAAGTCTGGTCAAGGGCCAGTATTAAATCTGAACCCACAGGAGCTAGCATGTGTGAGAGCTGGTGGGAAGTCAGTGGATGAACTAACAG atttttgtAAGCGAATGTCTAAAAAGGACGGTGATGACTCGAGTGATGGTTCACCCACCCAGCATCCCCATAACTCTGACGAAGAAGGTCCATTCATGCACCATCCTTTCAAAGTCAGGGACGCTGGGCCAATCATGATGAACATCAAG AATGCCAAGCAGTTACCCATCCTCTCAGCCTCGGAAAAGGCAGCGCAAAGTGGGCCGCTACGTATCGCGTACCCAGTTTCCAGTGGCTCCCAGCACCGAGCCAAAGAGGTTGAATGGGTCCCAGTCGAGAAGACGACGGCTCCTACCCCACCAACAACAACTGTAACAACTACTCCTGCGGTTGCTAAGCCAGCAGCTCCTGTAACGTTTGCCTCGATCATAGCTCCGGGAAGTGGGAGCATGTCGACAGCAGCTGATGCAGCGTCTGCTATTGCTGCGGCTGCGTCAACGCCACCTGCTGAGCCAGTGGATAAAGTGTTCGAAGAACCACCCACAGAAGTGAAG AACTTGAACATCAGTGCCCTGGTATCAGAAAGACTCACTGCCATGAAGAAACTATCAGCAAACCCCAACGACGTTGAAGCCATCGGAACCATCTACAAAGCTAATCAGAAG GTGCAGGCCTGGGCACAGTCGAAGCATCTGCCAGGGCAGTTCCTTGGGTCGACTGGTGTTCAGATGTTGAGTCAGCAGGAACTGGCTGGGCCAAAGAGGGTACAGGCCTGGGCAAAGAAG GATCAGTTTGAAAAGGCCGCACCCGTGAAGAGCGGCATTGGTATGTTCCTTCTACAGAAGATGGGTTGGAAGCAAGGCGAAGGACTTGGCAAGAATAGCGAGGGACAGTTGGAGCCAATCAATCTCGAGGTCAAATTAGACAGGAAAG
- the LOC135487901 gene encoding zinc finger CCCH domain-containing protein 13-like isoform X2: MRRIKLKRSSHRTSPARADEPKKREDSPQWSRDTSPKRLKSEESPRQLKRPDSPKRQKREDSPKQLKRADPPRQEVQHSFRKHSPRRLSPKHRHSQSSEDETPSKSKKSKSGSSKSKKTKHSRKSRSPKRRHSKNGEEETPHKSKKPKHSSSRRDLSKSSNVDEDSPVRSKKSKTSASPRGKSPKVSSPDGASNSKGLSKEGKDTSLSCEGELGRVAEKRLCCTRRLKGMSSAAVETMFRDFLTSKMSEMEKIAADDESVTSPQGSGYVKSEEDEDEKFVDIKEAIKDGTISDYINQKMQLIDQEFQENLARIKDDDEESGEVVSAVYSADSEEAQDQEVREAEEDNPVVEETGVDIDTEPKVDDSVNERELPKKDSSKKESKSKDKKKRKHKDKKEKSKDHKKHKDKHKDKDSKSKRSSKHDSQDRSHASRHRSRDCSKSGRPESRPGDLRDKLRGGSGPGRSFGQYRRDSRSSSWSSLDSRSRSRSQDRYTKSRDQRARSRDCKSRKGSPHDQDGSLEKLKRSSGDEKRRSDEEKEEKLKEEKKEDIPDTFIERRAMPVKKSLLEEDDDDDDFLLKKLGALKKKAATNQSDGDGVKVAPTTSIIIGGVRKAGLIRTIKNEGGDDDKMKETGAFDKPVEGNLDSVTLPKDHKIEETSSRQGGKDSSAEKKVDTVKIEKEKKVSVPSEGLSTVSQVKAEKTEKKTSNITFKGLKISLATDGAKTVSGDAEKVTEVSKEKKALPSMGIKISKVSSELISSGLTFDNKRNRIIEEGEVLDSEDDLKSEKNNGSSSSADSLDSDTTDGEIKSESETEGAVERDGKKKKKEKKKKKDKKKKRKKTKDKDKEKGRGRSISKKRSKRTRSRSRSRSPKRFRRDANGIWSTRERFRRSFSRSPDRYDERDRHEMSDYRDFRDPHMERYRHDRHDRGRRPRPFRYNDRYRRSRSRSLSRSPSLEIDKERLREIAIAKAMAAMKSGQGPVLNLNPQELACVRAGGKSVDELTDFCKRMSKKDGDDSSDGSPTQHPHNSDEEGPFMHHPFKVRDAGPIMMNIKNAKQLPILSASEKAAQSGPLRIAYPVSSGSQHRAKEVEWVPVEKTTAPTPPTTTVTTTPAVAKPAAPVTFASIIAPGSGSMSTAADAASAIAAAASTPPAEPVDKVFEEPPTEVKNLNISALVSERLTAMKKLSANPNDVEAIGTIYKANQKVQAWAQSKHLPGQFLGSTGVQMLSQQELAGPKRVQAWAKKAKISCEAIMKCRSLVCEDCVAAG, translated from the exons ATGAGGCGTATAAAGCTAAAACGATCATCCCACCGCACATCTCCTGCCAGGGCTGATGAACCTAAGAAAAGGGAAGATTCTCCACAATGGTCAAGAGATACCTCCCCCAAACGACTAAAGAGTGAAGAATCTCCAAGACAATTGAAGAGGCCAGACTCGCCTAAACGACAGAAAAGGGAAGACTCACCCAAACAATTGAAAAGGGCAGATCCACCCAGACAAGAAGTGCAACACTCATTCAGAAAACATTCACCAAGACGACTATCTCCGAAACACCGCCATTCACAGAGCAGTGAAGATGAAACTCCTTCAAAGTCGAAGAAATCAAAATCAGGATCATCAAAATCCAAGAAGACGAAACATTCCAGAAAGAGTCGCTCTCCAAAAAGAAGACACTCTAAAAATGGTGAGGAAGAGACACCTCATAAATCTAAAAAACCGAAACATTCAAGTTCAAGACGTGACCTTTCAAAAAGCAGTAATGTTGATGAAGATTCTCCGGTCAGATCAAAAAAGTCTAAAACCTCAGCATCTCCGAGGGGAAAGTCACCGAAGGTCAGCAGCCCTGATGGTGCCTCAAATTCTAAAGGATTGTCAAAGGAAGGTAAAGACACTTCATTGAGTTGTGAGGGAGAATTGGGAAGGGTTGCTGAAAAAAGGCTCTGTTGTACCCGAAGGTTGAAGGGAATGTCTTCAGCAGCTGTTGAGACAATGTTCCGCGACTTTCTCACCAGTAAAATGAGTGAAATGGAGAAGATTGCTGCAGATGACGAGAGCGTGACCTCTCCACAGGGTTCTGGGTATGTGAAATCTGAAGAAGATGAGGATGAGAAATTTGTTGACATAAAAGAGGCGATAAAAGATGGTACAATTTCGGATTATATCAATCAGAAAATGCAACTCATTGATCAGGAATTTCAGGAAAATCTTGCGAGGATAAAAGACGATGATGAGGAGTCTGGTGAAGTTGTTTCAGCAGTTTATAGCGCCGATTCTGAGGAAGCTCAAGACCAGGAGGTTCGAGAGGCTGAGGAGGATAACCCTGTTGTTGAAGAGACTGGAGTTGATATTGACACTGAACCTAAAGTGGATGATTCTGTGAATGAAAGAGAATTGCCTAAAAAGGACTCTAGTAAAAAAGAATCTAAATCTAAAGATAAAAAGAAACGTAAACACAAggataaaaaagaaaaatcaAAAGATCATAAGAAACACAAAGATAAACACAAGGATAAAGACTCGAAAAGTAAGAggagttcaaagcacgattctCAGGACAGGAGTCATGCCAGTCGTCACAGAAGCCGGGATTGCTCCAAGTCGGGGCGCCCTGAAAGTCGGCCCGGGGATCTGCGGGATAAGTTGCGTGGTGGAAGTGGGCCTGGGAGGTCATTTGGACAGTATAGGCGTGATTCACGATCATCATCTTGGTCTAGTCTTGATTCACGCTCAAGGTCAAGATCTCAGGACCGTTATACAAAATCTCGGGACCAAAGGGCACGATCGCGGGATTGCAAATCAAGGAAAGGCAGCCCACATGATCAGGATGGGAGCTTGGAGAAGCTGAAGCGTTCAAGTGGTGATGAGAAACGTAGAAGTGATGAAGAGAAAGAGGAGAAgctgaaggaggagaagaaggaggataTTCCGGACACCTTTATCGAGCGGAGAGCAATGCCAGTAAAAAAATCTCTTCTTGaggaggacgatgatgatgacgacttTCTGTTGAAAAAACTTGGTGCTTTAAAAAAGAAGGCGGCAACTAATCAGAGTGATGGGGATGGGGTTAAGGTTGCCCCAACGACGAGCATTATCATTGGTGGCGTGAGGAAAGCTGGGCTCATTCGTACGATTAAGAATGAGGGGGGTGACGATGATAAGATGAAGGAAACTGGTGCATTTGACAAGCCTGTTGAGGGCAACCTTGACTCGGTCACTTTGCCAAAGGATCATAAAATTGAGGAGACGAGTTCAAGACAAGGAGGTAAAGACTCAAGTGCGGAGAAAAAAGTAGATACTGTTAAGATTGAGAAAGAGAAAAAGGTTTCAGTCCCAAGTGAAGGTCTTTCAACAGTGTCACAAGTAAAGGCAGAGAAAACTGAGAAGAAAACGTCAAATATCACTTTCAAGGGTCTGAAGATTAGTTTGGCTACAGATGGTGCCAAGACTGTTTCTGGTGATGCAGAGAAGGTTACTGAAGTTTCTAAAGAAAAGAAGGCCCTTCCATCCATGGGGATTAAAATCTCGAAGGTCAGCTCTGAGCTGATTTCATCCGGACTCACGTTTGACAACAAGAGGAACAGAATCATTGAGGAAG GTGAAGTGTTGGATTCTGAAGATGACCTGAAATCTGAGAAGAACAACGGGTCAAGTTCGAGTGCAGACAGTCTCGACTCCGACACCACTGATGGGGAAATCAAATCAGAGTCTGAAACCGAAGGTGCAGTTGAGAGGgatggaaagaagaagaaaaaggaaaagaagaagaaaaaagacaagaagaagaagcgaaaaaagacaaaagaTAAAGACAAGGAAAAGGGCAGGGGTAGGAGCATCTCAAAGAAAAGATCAAAGAGGACCAGGTCTAG ATCTCGATCAAGATCTCCTAAACGATTCCGCAGGGATGCAAATGGCATCTGGTCCACACGGGAAAGATTTCGTCGCTCTTTCTCTCGATCTCCGGACCGATACGATGAGCGTGACCGCCATGAGATGAGTGATTACAGAGACTTCCGAGACCCTCACATGGAGagatacagacatgacagacatgacagaggcaGAAG ACCGCGACCCTTCCGCTACAATGATCGTTATCGTCGCTCCAGGTCCAGATCGCTGTCAAGATCACCCAGTCTTGAGATCGACAAGGAGAGATTGCGAGAAATAGCGAT CGCCAAGGCAATGGCAGCTATGAAGTCTGGTCAAGGGCCAGTATTAAATCTGAACCCACAGGAGCTAGCATGTGTGAGAGCTGGTGGGAAGTCAGTGGATGAACTAACAG atttttgtAAGCGAATGTCTAAAAAGGACGGTGATGACTCGAGTGATGGTTCACCCACCCAGCATCCCCATAACTCTGACGAAGAAGGTCCATTCATGCACCATCCTTTCAAAGTCAGGGACGCTGGGCCAATCATGATGAACATCAAG AATGCCAAGCAGTTACCCATCCTCTCAGCCTCGGAAAAGGCAGCGCAAAGTGGGCCGCTACGTATCGCGTACCCAGTTTCCAGTGGCTCCCAGCACCGAGCCAAAGAGGTTGAATGGGTCCCAGTCGAGAAGACGACGGCTCCTACCCCACCAACAACAACTGTAACAACTACTCCTGCGGTTGCTAAGCCAGCAGCTCCTGTAACGTTTGCCTCGATCATAGCTCCGGGAAGTGGGAGCATGTCGACAGCAGCTGATGCAGCGTCTGCTATTGCTGCGGCTGCGTCAACGCCACCTGCTGAGCCAGTGGATAAAGTGTTCGAAGAACCACCCACAGAAGTGAAG AACTTGAACATCAGTGCCCTGGTATCAGAAAGACTCACTGCCATGAAGAAACTATCAGCAAACCCCAACGACGTTGAAGCCATCGGAACCATCTACAAAGCTAATCAGAAG GTGCAGGCCTGGGCACAGTCGAAGCATCTGCCAGGGCAGTTCCTTGGGTCGACTGGTGTTCAGATGTTGAGTCAGCAGGAACTGGCTGGGCCAAAGAGGGTACAGGCCTGGGCAAAGAAG GCCAAAATCTCTTGTGAGGCGATTATGAAATGCAGGAGTCTAGTATGCGAAGATTGTGTTGCGGCAGGATAA